Proteins encoded together in one Dechloromonas sp. HYN0024 window:
- a CDS encoding deoxyribodipyrimidine photo-lyase, with product MKKEKALVWFRRDLRDHDHAALSAALAGAEAVYCAFVFDWEILDALPDRHDRRVHFIRESLVELDAALRARGGGLIVRHGRATEEIPSLARQLGVSAVYANRDYEPSAKQRDAAVGQALLTDSIDFHTFKDQAFFAGDEVRTQAGHPFSVFTPYKNAWLKRLTAADCAEWPCRGEFTGADLAGVPTLSEIGFAATDLMQLGIRPGMSGARALWDDFRQERLEHYGERRDFPAVKGVSYLSVHLRFGTISIRELVRAALQAKDPTWLSELIWRDFYFMILDHSPQVVGSAFKPAYDAIAWDNWPTGLAAWQAGRTGYPLVDAAMRQLNHSGWMHNRLRMLVASFLSKDLGIDWRLGEQYFAAKLNDFDLSANNGGWQWAASTGCDAQPYFRIFNPVTQSERFDPAGKFIRRYVPELAKVPDKYIHAPWLMGRVEQEAIGIIIGRDYPAPIVDHAAARKKTLDRYAVVKPTA from the coding sequence ATGAAAAAAGAAAAAGCCCTCGTCTGGTTTCGCCGTGACCTGCGCGACCATGACCATGCCGCCCTGAGTGCTGCACTGGCCGGCGCAGAGGCGGTCTATTGCGCGTTCGTTTTCGATTGGGAAATTCTTGACGCTTTGCCCGACCGCCATGACCGCCGTGTTCATTTCATCCGCGAATCGCTGGTTGAACTTGATGCTGCCCTGCGCGCCAGGGGCGGCGGGCTGATCGTCCGGCATGGCCGGGCGACCGAGGAGATTCCTTCCCTGGCACGGCAGCTGGGTGTATCGGCCGTCTATGCCAACCGCGATTATGAGCCTTCGGCCAAACAACGCGATGCGGCGGTTGGCCAAGCCTTGCTCACCGATAGCATCGATTTCCACACCTTCAAGGATCAGGCGTTTTTTGCGGGCGATGAAGTACGGACTCAGGCCGGCCATCCATTCTCGGTCTTTACCCCGTACAAGAATGCCTGGTTGAAGCGCCTGACCGCCGCCGATTGTGCCGAATGGCCTTGTCGCGGAGAATTCACCGGGGCAGACTTGGCCGGTGTCCCGACTCTGTCCGAGATCGGCTTCGCAGCCACTGACCTGATGCAACTGGGCATCCGTCCCGGCATGAGCGGGGCCCGTGCCCTGTGGGATGACTTCCGCCAGGAACGCCTCGAGCACTACGGTGAACGACGCGATTTTCCTGCCGTAAAGGGTGTCTCCTACCTGTCGGTGCATCTACGCTTCGGGACCATCAGCATTCGTGAACTGGTGCGCGCTGCGCTGCAGGCAAAAGACCCCACGTGGCTGAGCGAACTGATCTGGCGAGACTTCTATTTCATGATCCTTGACCACTCCCCGCAGGTTGTCGGCAGCGCTTTCAAGCCGGCCTACGACGCCATTGCATGGGACAACTGGCCGACCGGGCTTGCCGCCTGGCAGGCCGGGCGGACCGGCTACCCGCTGGTCGATGCGGCGATGCGCCAGCTAAACCATAGCGGCTGGATGCACAATCGCCTGCGCATGCTTGTGGCGTCATTCCTGAGCAAGGATCTCGGTATCGACTGGCGTCTGGGCGAGCAATATTTCGCCGCAAAGCTCAACGATTTCGACCTTTCGGCCAACAACGGCGGCTGGCAATGGGCTGCCTCAACCGGCTGCGATGCACAGCCCTATTTCCGGATATTCAACCCGGTCACTCAGTCGGAACGCTTTGATCCTGCGGGAAAATTCATCCGCCGCTATGTGCCGGAACTGGCCAAGGTTCCTGACAAGTACATCCACGCCCCGTGGCTGATGGGACGTGTCGAGCAGGAAGCCATCGGCATCATCATCGGGCGGGACTACCCGGCACCGATTGTGGACCACGCAGCGGCCAGGAAAAAAACCCTGGACCGCTACGCCGTCGTCAAGCCAACGGCTTAA